Genomic window (Flavobacteriales bacterium):
TTCCTATGGGCAGATGACCTTTCTTCATATGATTCCATACTGGACCTCCCCTTCGAGATACCTTTATATGGAGATCACATCAGTCTTTTCACTCTGCTGATGGCACTGAGCACATTCCTATATACCCGCATGAATAGCGCGCAGATGCCTGCGAGCCAACCTGGGATGCCCAACATGAAGACCATCATGTACATCTTCCCATTCATGATGCTCTTCTTCTTTAACAGCTTCGCTGCAGGACTGAGCTACTACTACTTACTGGCCAACCTGTTCTCGATCGGCCAGATGTTTGTTATCAAGAATGTGATCATTGACGAGGACAAACTGAGAAAGAAGATAAAGGCCAATCAGAAAAAGCCCGTCAAGAAGTCGAGCTTTCAAAAAAGACTGGAAGAAGCCGCCAAGAAACGTGGTTATCCGACCCGATGATAAGACTCATCCACATCCTGATGATCGCAGCACTCCTACTGGGAGGAGCTACAGCCTGTAAGGACAATAATTTCAAAGAGACCCGTGCTGAACTTCTGGAGAAGAAGAAGGAGCGCAAACTCGAGTATGAGGCCAAGAAACAAGCGGAAGAACAAGCACAGAAGGAATTAGAGGCCAAAGCATTGGCCGAAGCACGTGTGGACGCTGAACGTCTGGCTGCCCAAGCAGCATCAGGAGTCGCTGATACCACTAACAAACCGGTTATCGTGCAGCGCTATGAGCAGGATTCGCTGCTTCTACAATTCGAGCGCAGGCCCTGTTTCGGAAGATGTCCGGTCTACAAGATCAAGGTCTTTGAGAGTGGCTACACCACCTATGAAGGAGTGAACTTCGTGGAATACATGGGCTACTATCAGGCGCGGCTTTCAGCAGCTGAGATCGCCTCTATCTACCAGATGGTGGCCGAGGCAGACTACTTCTCTTTGAATGACCGCTACGATAATGAGAACATCATGGACCTGCCTTCTATGATATTCAGAGTGCAAGCAATGGGCAAGGATAAACGCATTGTGGCACGATATGAGATACCGGATGAATTGAATCGATTTGCCGAGCAGATCGATCAACTCTTCGCAGATACCGATTGGCACCCGGTCCACCAATGAGGTGTTGTATGATTTTGGACTTTAATTAACATGAATAGCAAAATGAACAGATTAATAATCAGCGCACTGGCCTTGATACTCAGTTTGAGTGGCCTGCAAGCGCACGAGGGCATGTGGATGCTCAATATGCTCAAGAAGATCAACGAGGCTGAAATGCAGGACCTTGGTCTGAAATTGAGTGCGGAGGATATCTACAGCATCAATAATTCATCCGTCAAGGATGCCATAGGCCGTATGAACTACGGTATGTGTACCGTGGAGATGATATCTCCCGATGGTCTCACACTGACCAATCACCACTGTGCATACAGCGCCATACAGTCACACAGTACTGTGGAGAATGATTATCTCTCAGATGGATTCTGGGCCAAGACGCGTGCCGATGAACTACCTATAGAAGGTATGGTTGTGAGCTACCTCGTACGCATTGATGATGTCACTGATCGCATCAACAGCCAGCTGACCCCTCAGATGAGCGAAGAAGAACGCGAAGGGAAGATCAGAGAACTCAGCAACACGATCAAAAGCGAGTTCATGAAGGATAATAACTACGAAGTGGATGTCAAATCCTTCTTCGGTGGAAATGAATTCTACGCCTTCACATATGAGACTTTCTTAGATGTCAGGTTGGTGGGAGCACCCCCGAGCAGTATCGGAAAGTTCGGAGGTGATACGGATAACTGGATGTGGCCACGTCACACCGGTGATTTCACCTTGCTACGTGTCTATGCAGGCAAGGATGGAAAACCAGCTGCTTACTCAGAAGACAACATTCCGCATCAGCCCAAGCATTTCCTTCCTATCTCACTCGATGGTGTAGAAGAGGGAGATTTCGCCATGATCCTCGGATATCCCGGAAGCACAGACCGCTATCTGTCCTCCCATGGAGTGGAATTGGCCCTAGAAGTCGATCAACCGGCACGCGTCAAGATCCGTGGAGAGAAGCTCCGTCTCATGAAAGAAGACATGGATGCCAGTGATGCAGTGCGTATCAAGTACGCTTCCAAGTATGCCGGAGTGAGTAACTACTGGAAATACTTCCAAGGGCAGATGAGAGGCCTGAAGCGACTCAATGTATTCGAGAAGAAACAGCAGCTTGAAGATGATTTCCTCGCCTGGGTCAACGGAGACCCTGTGCGAAGGGACAAGTACGGAGAAGCAATAACCTTGCTTAAAGATGGGTACAAGGGAATCGCAGACTACAAACTGGCAGAGACCTACCTACAAGAAGCCGCTTTCGGTTCAGAACTATTGATCCTAGCCTATAGAGCCGGTCAATTGAAGGCGGCATTGGAAGAGGAAGATGAGAAGATGATCGAAGCGAGCGTAGCCGGCATGAAGGACCGAGCTGCGGCCCATTTCAAGGATTACAACATGGGTACCGACAAGAAAGTCACCGCCCGTATGCTTGAAATGTATGCTGAAGCCATCTCTCCGGAATTCCAGCCGGAATTCATGATCAAGGCCGGAGGAAAGAATGCCGATTGGCAGAAGATCACCGACAAGATGTATGACAAATCGGTATTTGCGAGTGAAGAAGAGTTCAATGAATTCCTTGAAGACCCAAGCGCGAAGAAACTCGACAAGGACCCGGCCATGACGGCCATCAACCAGTTCTTGGACATCTACAGAGGCAAGATAGGAGCCGGAGCAGGACCTTACTACGCAATGACCGATAAAGGCTATCGCCTTTTCATCGCAGGGCTGCGAGAGATGAATCCGGAAAAACCATACTATCCCAATGCAAACTCGACCATGCGCTTGACCTATGGCGTGGTAGGAGATTATATCCCGGCTGATGGTATGCGCTATGACTACATCACCACTACTGATGGGGTATTGGAGAAAGAAGACCCGAACAATGATGAATTCATTGTTCCGGCTCATCTCAAGGAGCTGATCCAGGAAGAGGAATTCGGTGAATATGCCGATGAGAACGGGGATATGATCGTCTGCTTCATCAGCAACAACGACATCACTGGTGGAAACAGCGGTAGCCCGGTCATCAATGGTAAAGGAGAACTGATCGGATTGGCTTTCGATGGGAATTGGGAGGCTATGAGTGGCGATATCGCATTCGAGCCAGAATTGCAAAGGACCATCTCGGTAGATATCCGCTATGTTCTATTCATCATCGATAAATACGCTGGGGCCAAGCACCTCATCGAAGAGATGAAACTCGTCAAAGCACCTGCCGTAAATGACGTAAGTCCTGAGGTACAGACCTTGATGAATTGATGATCTTGAATAAAGACTTTGAAGCCCGATGCTTGTCATCGGGCTTTTTTTGTCGGTCTATCTACAGCGACTGATCGGGAAGTAGATTGGATGATTCTGATTGTAGGTATGAAGGAAGCGGAACATGTTCTCCTTGCGTTTCTTCCTCGTCAATTGCGAGTAACTGGATCTCAATATAGGATCATCACTGATCTGCTCGGAGAGATTCTTCTCATTGAATTCATACTTTTCTCCCGTGCGCATATCCACGAAGAATTCCACTTGCACCTCCCTTCGCACGGGTGCGTACGTGAATCCATTGTAAAGAGTGTTGTTGTAATCCATGATCTCCTCCCGATGGATGACATGACAGAGCGTACCGATCACGACCATACGGTCAAAGAAATCCTGATTCTTCAAATAGACCTTGCCTGAACTACTGAATCCCCAGATGGAATCCTTGGAGACTGCGAGCAAGGAGTCTTGACTAGCAATGAACCATGGTTGCTCCGCATCGATCCTATCCAGGGTATTTCCCATCTCATCCCTCAGTTGATCGATGGGATAGGCCGGACAATTGTCCTTGAATTCTTGAAAGGCAGTATAGAGACCATCCTTGAACTTGAATCCAGGACTGTATCTCCCCAGAGTATCCCTTTGCCCTAGGACAGGGATAGTGAAGAATATGATCGCTATACAGAGAAATCCTTTCATCAATGATTATCCATCACATAGTGTACCAGAATCAAGGACTGGAGCAGGATTCTGCATTCCACGCATAGGTTGAAAACTCGTTGAAATCGAATCCCTTTGCCCCTTTACCTCGGCCTATCGCTAATATAACTTTCCGTTTGCATTCTATCTGAGCTGTTTTGAGGAGAAAAGTCATCATATCCATGGCTTTGTCCCTACCATTCTGGTTATTCTGCCAAGAACCCACGGTGATCCGTGATTATGGCGGTAAGCGCGTGGTACAGGACCCGAGCAAGTATGCGCTTGTGGGTACTTCATCCCACCAGGTCATCATAGAGCACTATGAATTGATCTCGGGTAATGAACGGGACCAACTCATCGACCTCATCATACAGGACATCGACTACTACATGGACCGCGTCATGGAGATCAGCGATGGAAGCATGGTCGTGCGTAAATCGGATAAGCAGATCATGAAGGATCTCAAGAGCATAGTCGACCACAAGATCAAACTCTATGATTATCAGGTGGACCGGCCCTTCGAAGGGTTCTCAGAGGCATTCAATCAGAAGATCAAAGACCTCGAACGCTTGAACTGGAGCACGGAAGACACTCGTGGGGAATTGTCCTATGACTCCCAAGAGATGGCTTTGAACTATGTGAGAAGTCAGATATCGGAGCTCAAGGATATCAGCACCCGTGACCTGAGCTCCTATGCAGATGCGCATATCCATGAGTATATCAGCACGGATTTTCCAAGCGACCTGGCCATGGACCCTGGACCTGTGGACACAGGTGAATGGGTGGTCAATTCTCCCCTCATCCCCATCGACTACACGCTGGCCTCCATACAGGAGGAAGACCTAGGTCTGTTACTCCCTCCCGAGTTGGATCCTCAAGAGATAGCTTCAGGAACTGATGAGAAGATCGTCCAGCTACTGGAGAGCAATAACAAGCTCATCGCCACCTTCGGTCAGCAGATGATCGCTCTCCAAGAAGAGATGCTCGCTCTGCGCAGGGAGAGCCTCGAGTTCCGGACCGAATTCAGCGATATGCAGAATGAGATGGCAGACATCCAGCTGGCCATACAGGAGATTCGCTCGAGCAATCAGATCGCTCAGAGCAATCCGGGATTACGCAGTTTGAACACAGAGGATCCCTATGTGGTCCGCTTCGAGAAGAACAGCGATCACATCACCTTGGCCTATCAACTGGAATTGAATGAAGTCTATCACCTATTGATGCTTGACCCAGGGAGAAAGGTGATGATCACCGGATATGCCGACCAGTCCGGCTCAGCGGATTTCAACGCTCAGATATCCAGAATGCGTGCACTTTCTGTGAAACATTACCTGAGACAGAAAGGGATTCCGAGCGATCGTATGATCATCAACTTCTTGGGTGATTCGGTCTCAGATAGTGAGAATCCTCTAGACAGGAAGGTAGAGATCGCCTGGCTAGGAACGGACTGATTCCTGTACCCCGATATCCACAAGGGATTTGCCTTTGAGAATAGGTATAGCCCGACTCTGATTGGGTGTGAGGCAATACTTGATATCGGCATTCATGTTCAGTTTCTGGAGCCTTCTTCTGTGAGAACTTGCTTTGAGAAAGCCGAGATAATTGTTGCTGGCCGATTGGAACAGGTACTTGGCCATGATGGTGCTATCCTCCACGGATTGGAATTTCATGGAATCCAAGAGTCTTTCAGCTATGGCTCCTGCGCATATGGTGTCTTCCAGATTCAATTTATCCCTCCATCCGGAACAGAGCAGTAATACGTCCTCGTTCTGCTCGATCAGCCAATCACACAGCACATCCAGATTTAAAAGAGAGCCGATTACCACGGTGCCTGCATTCTTCTTAGCAATATTGATCGCCCGAGTTCCATTGGTGGTAGTGAGGACCACCGTTTCTCCTTTCAGATCATCATCCATGAAACCGAATGGTGAGTTTCCTCGATCGAAACCTGCCACAATCTCTCCATTGCGTTCGGCCGCTACGATGAATCCTTTCACCTTGTACTCCAGTGCTTTCTCGATGCGGCTGACAGGGATGATCTTCTCCACACCATAATCGAAGGCCGTACAGATAGCTGAAGTGGCTCTCAGCACATCGATCACGACCACGATCTGATTGTACTCCTTGTAGCGATCGTATTTGTCAGGCGTGACACATACCTCTACGTGCTTTTTGTTAGGATCCTTGATCATATTCTGGTCATTTGGCGATGAAGGGTGGGCGTTTTACAGTGGCCTTGAGCTGCTTGTTTCTGACTCCGATCCGGATCGAGGTCCCTTCCTTTCTGAATTCATTGCTGACATAGCCCATTCCTATCCCCTGCTCCAGTACTGGACTCATCGTACCCGAGGTGACCTGTCCGATCTCCTCCCCAGCTTCATTTAAGATGGGATAATCCTTACGCGGGATGCCCCGTTCTTCCATCACGAATCCCACCAATCTTCTCGCTGTCCCTTCGGCTTTCTGCTTCTCCAGTCGCTCCCGATCGATGAAATCCTTGGTGAATTTGGTGATCCATCCCAGACCCGCCTCGATGGGTGAGGTAGTATCATCGATATCGTTTCCATACAGGCAGAAACCCATCTCCAACCTCAGCGTGTCACGCGCTGCTAGACCGATCGGCTGGATGTCATATGCTTCACCAGCTTCCATAATGGCCTTCCAGACCTTGGGTGCCTCGCTGTTCTGCACATATATCTCTACTCCTCCTGCTCCCGTATACCCGGTGGTAGAGATCAGTACGGTATCGCATCCCGCGAAAGGTCCATATCTACAGGTATAGTATTTCATATCGGCCAGTGGCATGTCTGTAAGAGAACCGATCGCCCGAATAGCCTGGGGACCCTGAACAGCGAATAAGGACATGCCATCTGAGATGTTCTTCAATTCCGCACCCTCGGAGTTATGTGAAGTGATCCAGTCCCAGTCCTTTTCGATATTGGAAGCATTGACCACAAGAACATATTCCTCATCATCGGTACGGTAGACCAGCAGATCATCCACTATCCCCCCTTGGCCATTGGGAAGACAGCTGTACTGTACCTTTCCTACTTCCAACACAGCAGCATCATTGGAAGTCACTTTCTGGATCAGGCCAAGGGCATGAGGCCCACTCACAACGAACTCCCCCATGTGGCTCACATCGAATATCCCTACACCATTACGTACGCACATGTGCTCATCCTTCACCCCAGCGTACTGCACAGGCATGTTGAATCCTGCAAATTCCACCATCTTGGCACCTAGCGATTCGTGGATGTCATTCAATGCGATCTTCTTCATATAACGGGATTTGATAGATGCAAAAGTAGCGTTCCAAAGAGGAATCCTAGCACCCCCTCCCCTTGCCTATATTTGGCGGGATGATGCTCGACCTCGATAGATTCCGCCAGCGATTTGCGCCTCGCTGGTTGATCATGTTGATCGATACCTGTATTGTCCTCGCATCATTGGCCTTGGCGTATGCTCTCCGATTCGATTTTGCCATCCCAGATGTAGAAGGGGAACTTTTGCAAACATCCATCTTCCTATTTCTGGCAGTACGATTGGGCGGTCTATTGATCAGCAGGACCTATGCCGGAGTCATTCGGTACACGAGCACACAAGATGCAGCTCGTATACTTCGGGTCTGCTTGATAAGTACTTTGGTGCTCTTGGCAGCCGGACAGCTTCGCTATTTCATCTTTGATCAGGTCTACTTCCTTCCCACATCGATCATCATCCTCGAGTTCTTCCTGACCACCTTCCTTCTCATCACTTTCAGACTGGTGGTCAAACTGCTCTATTCCGAACAGAAGAACCCTAGAAAGCTGAAAAAAAAGGTCATCCTCTATGGGGCCGGTGAATCTGGAGTGATCACCAAACGCACCTTGGATAGGGATGCAGGAAGTGCCATGGAGGTAGTGGCTTTTATAGATGACGACCCGAGAAAGGCCGGCAAGAAATTAGAGGGAGTGACCATTTACAAGTCCGAGCGACTGGAAGAACTCATCGATGATCATGAGGTCGATCAACTCATCAGCACGATGATGCGACCCGATATAGAAAAGCGACAGAAGGTCATCGACCTCTGTATCGATAAAGGAGTCAAGGTATTGGATGTTCCACCGGTAGGACGATGGATACAAGGTGAGCTCAGCTTCAGACAATTGCGTCCTATACCTGTAGAAGACCTGCTCGAACGCTCCGTGATCCAATTGGATACCAGTGCAATTTCCCAAAGCCTGCAGGGAAAACGCATAATGGTCACCGGTGCAGCAGGCTCTATAGGTTCTGAGTTGGTAAGACAGATCACCCGCTACAGACCCGAGGCCATCTGTCTATTGGACCAAGCGGAGAGTCCATTGCATGAGATATCATTGGAGGTCACAGATTCAACTGAGCAAGAAATCGTGTTGACCGTATTGGCCGACATCTGCCACCGAGAACACCTTCAACGGATATTCAAAGAATTCAGACCTGAGATCGTATTCCACGCTGCAGCCTATAAACATGTGCCTATGGTGGAATCCAATGCATATGAGGGCATTCGGACCAATCTAGGGGGCACTAGGAATCTGGTCGACCTGGCCATTGAAAACAAAGTAGACCGATTCGTTATGATCTCAACAGACAAGGCGGTCAATCCGACCAATGTCATGGGTGCCAGCAAGCGTGCAGCTGAGATGTATGTATCAGCACTTTCCGAGGATTCCTCAACGCGATTCGTTACGACTCGCTTTGGAAATGTTCTAGGCAGCAATGGCAGCGTCATCCCGCGATTCAAGAAACAAATCGAAGATGGTGGACCGGTGACTGTCACTCATCCCGATATCGAGCGATTCTTCATGACCATCCCTGAGGCCTGCCAATTGGTATTGGAAGCTGGAGCCATGGGCAAGGGAGGAGAGATCTTCGTATTCGATATGGGTAAAGCCGTACGTATCGTGGATCTTGCTCATAAGATGATACGACTCAGTGGACTGGAAGTGGGCAAGGATATCGAGGTAGAGATGACCGGTCTACGCCCGGGTGAGAAGATCAAAGAAGAGGTACTGGCAGACAAGGAGAATACCCTACCTACCCACAATGAACGCATTCTGATTGCCAAGACCCGAGACATCCCTACTGATACCATTGAGCGGATAACATCCTTGCTTGACGATAGTGATTCGGACCTGGAATCAAGCGTCAAGAAATTGAAAGATTTGATTCCTGAATACCGTAGCCACAATTCTAAATTCGAAGCACTCGACCGATGACTCATAAGACCAGAATACCCGTGCGTTTTGCCGACATCGATGCCATGGGCCATGTGAACAATGCCGTATTCCTCAGCTACTTCGAGCAGGCAAGAATCGATTTTTTCAATACCCATGTCGGAGGCGAATGGGATTGGAAGGACCAAGGAATCGTGCTGGCCCGGAATGAGATCGATTACATGATCCCTATTCTTCTCAATGATGACGTATGGATCCAGACCGAGATCGAAAGATATGGGACCAAGAGCATGACCATGGGATTCACCGTATACGATGGACGAGCTACAGATGCTCCTAGGATATTTGCCAAAGGTCGTTGCGTATTGGTGGCCTTCGATTACCATGCCGGTATCACGAAACCCCTACCAGAAGAATGGAAGGCCACTTTTCAAGCCGATTGAGCATCTTCTACTCCTGTTTTTGATAGTATGACCACGCACACCAGCATCAAGATCTCTGAACTACAGAGAGAAATAGAGGACTACATCCGTCTAAGAGAGAACAGCATCCTCTAAAATTTCAAGGATGAGGATGGTCAGGTCATACCACATATCATCACAGTGAATCCCAGACACCATCAATCCTTTCTCTTCCATACTAGTTATGGAAAGAGCTATAAGGGCATGAGAGTTCCTATACCATCCAATGGTCGGTCAAGGAGGATGACCGCTTACAGACCTCCTATTTCAGTGCGAAGAATATCCTTGGCGCATTGGATAAGCTGTACTTCGATCGTGATACGAATACCATTACCATTCTCAACGTAAGTCTCATTCCGATCACGTGAATCTATTTTACACAGGATTCTGTTTGCAATAAGGATTGCACCCCCGATGCTAAGCATAGGCTGAGGATAGCTTTGTTACTAAAGCTTTTTTCAGAATATGTCCATATTGAACTCCTTTCTCATCGGAAGTCATCTGATCGGTCTGCTTTTCTTGAATCTCATTCCCATGCCCAAAGGAGTAGAGATCAGCCATGACCTACCTGCCACTACGGTCATAGGTTCAGAGCACTGGGTCTATGTGACCATCGAGAAGAAGAAGATCGGAGGATTTGCCAAATTCCAGGTGGACGTACCCAAGGGCATTCAGATCGAACCCGGTGATCTCAGAGGTGCATCTTTCACCTTTGCTGAAGGGGCCGCCAAGATCATATGGATGAGTCTCCCGCAAGAGGATGAGTTCCAGATCAGCTATAAGCTGACCGTTTTCGATGACTGTGAAGAGGGAAACAACACGATATCACAGCGATTTGCATACTTGGATAAGAATCAGAGGAAGATCGAAGAGATACCGGATCATGTTATGTTCGTAGGTTCTGAGAATGTATCCAACCAATTCGTACCTGATACATTGGCCAACGGAATACGCACTATCACTCAACTCAATGGTGATCACTTCCTCGTACAGATCGACCTCTACAAGGATGGGATCAAAGGATTTGCCAAGATCGAGGAGATACTTCCTGAAGGATTGAGTGCCGAAGCTGTCAAGAAATCCAATGCGGTATTCACTCAGATAGACAACAAGGTGAAGTTCGTATGGTTCAGTATACCTGAAGAGGACAGCTTGTATGTGGTATATGAGGTCTTCGCGGATGAACCAGTTATCAATGGTCTACCGATCCAGGGTGAATTCACCTATCTACGCAACAACGTTTCAAAGTCGATCGATCTACAATCCCGAGACTCCTCTTGGGATGAAGAATTCATTACAGAATCCATCTCTGATAGCTTGGAGGAAGCCATAGATACGACCGAAGTAGCAGAGGAAGTCACAGA
Coding sequences:
- a CDS encoding membrane protein insertase YidC; translation: FLWADDLSSYDSILDLPFEIPLYGDHISLFTLLMALSTFLYTRMNSAQMPASQPGMPNMKTIMYIFPFMMLFFFNSFAAGLSYYYLLANLFSIGQMFVIKNVIIDEDKLRKKIKANQKKPVKKSSFQKRLEEAAKKRGYPTR
- a CDS encoding acyl-CoA thioesterase, which codes for MTHKTRIPVRFADIDAMGHVNNAVFLSYFEQARIDFFNTHVGGEWDWKDQGIVLARNEIDYMIPILLNDDVWIQTEIERYGTKSMTMGFTVYDGRATDAPRIFAKGRCVLVAFDYHAGITKPLPEEWKATFQAD
- a CDS encoding OmpA family protein, producing MALSLPFWLFCQEPTVIRDYGGKRVVQDPSKYALVGTSSHQVIIEHYELISGNERDQLIDLIIQDIDYYMDRVMEISDGSMVVRKSDKQIMKDLKSIVDHKIKLYDYQVDRPFEGFSEAFNQKIKDLERLNWSTEDTRGELSYDSQEMALNYVRSQISELKDISTRDLSSYADAHIHEYISTDFPSDLAMDPGPVDTGEWVVNSPLIPIDYTLASIQEEDLGLLLPPELDPQEIASGTDEKIVQLLESNNKLIATFGQQMIALQEEMLALRRESLEFRTEFSDMQNEMADIQLAIQEIRSSNQIAQSNPGLRSLNTEDPYVVRFEKNSDHITLAYQLELNEVYHLLMLDPGRKVMITGYADQSGSADFNAQISRMRALSVKHYLRQKGIPSDRMIINFLGDSVSDSENPLDRKVEIAWLGTD
- the gcvT gene encoding glycine cleavage system aminomethyltransferase GcvT, which translates into the protein MKKIALNDIHESLGAKMVEFAGFNMPVQYAGVKDEHMCVRNGVGIFDVSHMGEFVVSGPHALGLIQKVTSNDAAVLEVGKVQYSCLPNGQGGIVDDLLVYRTDDEEYVLVVNASNIEKDWDWITSHNSEGAELKNISDGMSLFAVQGPQAIRAIGSLTDMPLADMKYYTCRYGPFAGCDTVLISTTGYTGAGGVEIYVQNSEAPKVWKAIMEAGEAYDIQPIGLAARDTLRLEMGFCLYGNDIDDTTSPIEAGLGWITKFTKDFIDRERLEKQKAEGTARRLVGFVMEERGIPRKDYPILNEAGEEIGQVTSGTMSPVLEQGIGMGYVSNEFRKEGTSIRIGVRNKQLKATVKRPPFIAK
- a CDS encoding 2-phosphosulfolactate phosphatase, with translation MIKDPNKKHVEVCVTPDKYDRYKEYNQIVVVIDVLRATSAICTAFDYGVEKIIPVSRIEKALEYKVKGFIVAAERNGEIVAGFDRGNSPFGFMDDDLKGETVVLTTTNGTRAINIAKKNAGTVVIGSLLNLDVLCDWLIEQNEDVLLLCSGWRDKLNLEDTICAGAIAERLLDSMKFQSVEDSTIMAKYLFQSASNNYLGFLKASSHRRRLQKLNMNADIKYCLTPNQSRAIPILKGKSLVDIGVQESVRS
- a CDS encoding S46 family peptidase encodes the protein MNRLIISALALILSLSGLQAHEGMWMLNMLKKINEAEMQDLGLKLSAEDIYSINNSSVKDAIGRMNYGMCTVEMISPDGLTLTNHHCAYSAIQSHSTVENDYLSDGFWAKTRADELPIEGMVVSYLVRIDDVTDRINSQLTPQMSEEEREGKIRELSNTIKSEFMKDNNYEVDVKSFFGGNEFYAFTYETFLDVRLVGAPPSSIGKFGGDTDNWMWPRHTGDFTLLRVYAGKDGKPAAYSEDNIPHQPKHFLPISLDGVEEGDFAMILGYPGSTDRYLSSHGVELALEVDQPARVKIRGEKLRLMKEDMDASDAVRIKYASKYAGVSNYWKYFQGQMRGLKRLNVFEKKQQLEDDFLAWVNGDPVRRDKYGEAITLLKDGYKGIADYKLAETYLQEAAFGSELLILAYRAGQLKAALEEEDEKMIEASVAGMKDRAAAHFKDYNMGTDKKVTARMLEMYAEAISPEFQPEFMIKAGGKNADWQKITDKMYDKSVFASEEEFNEFLEDPSAKKLDKDPAMTAINQFLDIYRGKIGAGAGPYYAMTDKGYRLFIAGLREMNPEKPYYPNANSTMRLTYGVVGDYIPADGMRYDYITTTDGVLEKEDPNNDEFIVPAHLKELIQEEEFGEYADENGDMIVCFISNNDITGGNSGSPVINGKGELIGLAFDGNWEAMSGDIAFEPELQRTISVDIRYVLFIIDKYAGAKHLIEEMKLVKAPAVNDVSPEVQTLMN
- a CDS encoding polysaccharide biosynthesis protein — encoded protein: MMLDLDRFRQRFAPRWLIMLIDTCIVLASLALAYALRFDFAIPDVEGELLQTSIFLFLAVRLGGLLISRTYAGVIRYTSTQDAARILRVCLISTLVLLAAGQLRYFIFDQVYFLPTSIIILEFFLTTFLLITFRLVVKLLYSEQKNPRKLKKKVILYGAGESGVITKRTLDRDAGSAMEVVAFIDDDPRKAGKKLEGVTIYKSERLEELIDDHEVDQLISTMMRPDIEKRQKVIDLCIDKGVKVLDVPPVGRWIQGELSFRQLRPIPVEDLLERSVIQLDTSAISQSLQGKRIMVTGAAGSIGSELVRQITRYRPEAICLLDQAESPLHEISLEVTDSTEQEIVLTVLADICHREHLQRIFKEFRPEIVFHAAAYKHVPMVESNAYEGIRTNLGGTRNLVDLAIENKVDRFVMISTDKAVNPTNVMGASKRAAEMYVSALSEDSSTRFVTTRFGNVLGSNGSVIPRFKKQIEDGGPVTVTHPDIERFFMTIPEACQLVLEAGAMGKGGEIFVFDMGKAVRIVDLAHKMIRLSGLEVGKDIEVEMTGLRPGEKIKEEVLADKENTLPTHNERILIAKTRDIPTDTIERITSLLDDSDSDLESSVKKLKDLIPEYRSHNSKFEALDR